A single window of Candidatus Nezhaarchaeales archaeon DNA harbors:
- a CDS encoding ATP-binding cassette domain-containing protein, whose translation MPEEVIRAENLTKVFNNSLVAVDHVTFSVREGEIFGFLGPNGAGKTTTINMLITVLKPTGGRALILGYDVVKRASEVRKVIGVVPQEYTADEDLTGYENVMLCADLYGIPREVARKRALELLELVELTGFKDRLVENYSGGMRRRLELACGLINRPKILFLDEPTLGLDVQTRATIWEYIKRLRKEYGVTIFMTTHYLEEADALCDRVAIIDRGRIIAIGAPSELKDRLGGDVITITVREEADVSDLIKSVENVKEVRRENGTYRVKVERGELTAPLIIEALRKKGYTVTRLSLKELTLNEVYLEYTGRAIRDVEESRAAFMAHRVHLWRARRK comes from the coding sequence GTGCCTGAAGAGGTGATTAGGGCTGAAAACCTGACGAAGGTTTTCAACAATAGCTTAGTGGCGGTAGACCATGTAACCTTTAGCGTCCGCGAAGGCGAAATCTTCGGCTTTCTAGGGCCGAACGGAGCGGGGAAAACCACCACGATAAACATGCTTATAACAGTCTTAAAACCGACCGGGGGAAGGGCCTTAATACTAGGCTACGACGTTGTGAAGCGGGCTAGCGAAGTTAGAAAGGTCATAGGCGTCGTACCTCAGGAGTATACAGCGGACGAAGACCTAACAGGCTACGAGAACGTAATGCTCTGCGCGGACCTCTACGGCATTCCGCGCGAGGTAGCTAGAAAACGCGCCTTGGAACTACTGGAGCTCGTAGAGCTAACGGGGTTTAAGGATAGGCTGGTTGAAAACTACTCCGGAGGAATGCGCCGTAGGCTTGAGCTTGCCTGCGGGCTGATTAATAGGCCTAAAATACTGTTTCTAGACGAGCCTACCTTAGGCTTGGACGTGCAGACTCGGGCTACCATATGGGAGTACATTAAGCGCTTAAGGAAGGAGTACGGCGTAACCATCTTCATGACCACCCACTACCTAGAGGAGGCAGATGCCCTATGCGACCGCGTAGCCATCATAGACCGTGGCAGAATAATCGCAATAGGCGCGCCCAGCGAGCTTAAAGATAGGCTGGGCGGAGACGTAATCACTATAACCGTGAGGGAGGAGGCGGACGTATCGGACCTGATTAAAAGCGTTGAAAACGTGAAGGAGGTAAGAAGGGAAAACGGAACGTACAGGGTAAAGGTTGAAAGGGGCGAATTAACTGCCCCCCTCATAATCGAGGCTTTACGGAAAAAAGGCTACACGGTTACTAGGCTCTCACTTAAGGAACTAACCCTAAACGAGGTTTACTTAGAATATACGGGTAGAGCTATTCGAGACGTGGAGGAATCCCGCGCCGCGTTTATGGCTCATAGGGTTCACCTATGGAGGGCGAGGAGGAAATGA
- a CDS encoding HEPN domain-containing protein translates to MATRREEEKYLLKRSRGFLETVEYQVSKGFYDLAAFSLEQALQLFLKAKVLAEGVDYPRTRSVRVLLEMLSDLVPENKKSKVKGVLENYLLELGVLEDAYITSRYVMREFTKQEVEKLMKAVKEIMESVA, encoded by the coding sequence ATGGCAACTCGAAGGGAAGAAGAGAAATATTTGCTTAAAAGGTCGAGGGGTTTTCTTGAAACTGTTGAGTATCAGGTGAGTAAAGGCTTTTACGATTTGGCGGCTTTTAGCCTTGAACAGGCCTTACAGCTTTTTCTAAAGGCGAAGGTATTGGCGGAGGGGGTTGACTACCCGAGAACGCGTAGTGTTAGAGTCCTTTTGGAAATGCTTTCGGATTTGGTTCCAGAAAACAAAAAGTCTAAAGTAAAGGGGGTTTTGGAAAATTATTTGCTGGAGTTAGGAGTGTTGGAGGACGCTTACATAACGTCCAGGTACGTGATGAGGGAATTCACCAAACAAGAGGTTGAAAAGCTGATGAAGGCTGTTAAGGAGATTATGGAAAGCGTCGCATAA
- a CDS encoding nucleotidyltransferase domain-containing protein, producing the protein MVQTALKKKEVFKNLAAYLGIIKDTVHKLDPKAEVYLFGSVAEKNYNYSSDIDLLIITKVPPAEVHLELWKAGIKDPFEIHVQTPEKAEFYRMRATLVRF; encoded by the coding sequence TTGGTTCAAACCGCGCTTAAAAAGAAGGAGGTCTTTAAAAATCTAGCGGCATATTTAGGAATAATAAAGGATACCGTCCATAAACTCGATCCGAAGGCAGAAGTCTACCTGTTTGGCTCCGTTGCGGAGAAAAACTACAACTACTCAAGCGACATAGACCTTTTAATAATTACCAAGGTTCCCCCAGCCGAGGTTCATTTAGAGCTATGGAAAGCTGGAATAAAGGATCCGTTCGAAATTCACGTGCAAACGCCCGAAAAAGCAGAATTTTATAGAATGAGGGCAACGCTTGTAAGGTTTTAG
- a CDS encoding retropepsin-like aspartic protease, with product MVKVEKKIKVHRGGKVVDAMALFDTGSGRSYFSKEFAEKIGYEPLEKPREIPLAVRGKYAKLVGHTTVYLEVEGYVLPEMEVIGVIEDLAGDAIIGLNIMESYGIYIEEEEIKFKHIPPTSMII from the coding sequence ATGGTTAAGGTTGAGAAGAAGATTAAAGTGCATAGAGGAGGTAAAGTAGTAGACGCTATGGCTTTGTTTGATACAGGATCGGGGAGGAGTTATTTTAGCAAGGAGTTCGCAGAGAAAATAGGTTATGAGCCCCTCGAAAAACCAAGAGAAATACCTTTAGCAGTAAGAGGAAAATATGCTAAGCTTGTTGGACACACAACAGTTTATCTCGAAGTCGAGGGATACGTCTTACCGGAGATGGAGGTTATCGGGGTCATTGAGGATTTAGCGGGGGATGCGATTATAGGATTGAACATAATGGAGAGCTACGGAATTTACATCGAGGAGGAGGAAATCAAATTCAAGCATATTCCACCAACCTCTATGATAATTTAG
- a CDS encoding phage integrase N-terminal SAM-like domain-containing protein: MENNFERISDFNEILRRFGELCLVDLQLSKQTVKQHIYNIRKFLVWMKRESIHYVDVEDIRSFLLNLKDGNPYTYANMLKALQRFFRDFLARPDLVQSFKFPNPIIKRVPSKEVLKKFYGALKDQREKQYSF; the protein is encoded by the coding sequence ATGGAGAATAATTTTGAGAGAATCTCCGATTTTAATGAAATATTGAGGAGATTTGGTGAACTCTGCCTAGTCGATCTTCAGCTTTCAAAGCAAACGGTGAAACAGCACATCTATAACATAAGAAAATTTTTGGTGTGGATGAAACGAGAAAGCATTCATTATGTAGATGTTGAAGATATTCGGAGTTTCCTTTTAAATTTGAAGGATGGAAATCCGTACACTTATGCCAACATGCTAAAAGCGTTACAAAGGTTTTTCAGGGATTTCTTGGCAAGACCGGATCTAGTCCAAAGTTTCAAATTTCCAAATCCAATCATCAAAAGGGTCCCCTCTAAAGAGGTGCTCAAAAAGTTCTATGGAGCCTTAAAGGATCAAAGAGAAAAGCAATATTCCTTCTAA
- a CDS encoding aspartyl protease family protein, with product MAFMSLVRKRVKLVSGLSQLEVEALIDTGTNRPLLPKEVARKLGVKPMFKVRAEHADGSVKDVDVGPVYIEIMGRGHRIGRP from the coding sequence GTGGCGTTTATGAGCCTAGTGCGTAAGAGGGTTAAGCTCGTATCTGGGTTGAGTCAGCTCGAGGTTGAAGCGTTAATCGACACGGGTACGAATAGGCCTCTACTTCCAAAGGAAGTGGCTAGAAAGCTGGGCGTTAAACCCATGTTCAAGGTGAGGGCTGAGCACGCTGATGGAAGCGTTAAGGATGTTGACGTTGGCCCCGTATACATTGAGATAATGGGTAGGGGGCACCGAATTGGGCGGCCATAG